The following coding sequences lie in one Micropterus dolomieu isolate WLL.071019.BEF.003 ecotype Adirondacks linkage group LG15, ASM2129224v1, whole genome shotgun sequence genomic window:
- the zfand4 gene encoding AN1-type zinc finger protein 4: MTDRKEPPFFNDDSVGAFHYKLPFYDTMELFIETLTGTCFELRVLPFEAIISVKAKIQRLEGIPVAQQHLIWNNLELDDEHCLHDYGIAEGCTLKLVLAMRGGPINTRRVTMEDPVKEVADLMESTKEEGWEKSLSNKQVTFVVYREGDQLNFFRVVDRGDGTLTPLSESLSGDSVYNVCAEEEEDGEGSATTQQSLENSVTMNKMKLLKAKMEDMNLNKKPKKSVKVKPRPPVSPHPCGGFLGPFSARPHHRLFRTLPQLNQPRQSNAQLPPIADNKSVDPFPPSSAATSTHLSIPRRPPPPFSSPSCYMLQEEEAWETCPQFAKIRPPPKVSRLDIGSTRLMRDCVYPQLPPLFIRGPPEATFDPAEPAGEAVRLGLLEEAAGLVMPTQPGAPFGELSDPLSLDVSTQPDGGRLSLEVGAQHQLPLSPSPLSTWTLGTSDTLTSRADRTQLGTSFHISPPSPLPTSTSPSTSTRPPPQPFDSTLSCLQPNFRAKSSAQVKPGKTSPHPSTSSWSHPTRFRGVKVESPGKRPEVISKREARGITKMANQACKEPLGSLNNSELLGSLSTRALDSSNSKESLGESLGLALALPPATDSGQGSLSSRLPSIPANRLLQDDLIRQMSPLHRATASYMATNSLASAGGVMTSFGRIGTSAYHLPPVKAPTCGKKSSKHCFLCGKKTGLATSYECRCGHNFCATHRYAEMHDCTYDYKSAGRRYLQETNPLISAPKLPKI, encoded by the exons ATGACCGACAGGAAGGAGCCACCCTTCTTTAATGACGACAGTGTGGGAGCTTTTCACTATAAGCTCCCTTTCTATGACACTATGGAGCTCTTCATAGAGACCCTTACAGGCACCTGTTTTGAGCTGCGCGTGTTGCCCTTTGAGGCTATCATTTCAGTCAAGGCAAAGATCCAGAGGCTGGAAG GTATCCCTGTTGCCCAGCAACACCTTATCTGGAACAATCTGGAGCTGGATGATGAACATTGTCTACATGACTATGG CATTGCAGAGGGCTGCACATTGAAACTGGTCTTAGCTATGAGGGGAGGCCCAATTAACACCAGGAGAG TTACCATGGAGGATCCTGTCAAAGAGGTCGCTGACCTGATGGAGAGCACAAAGGAGGAGGGTTGGGAGAAAAGCTTGTCCAACAAGCAGGTCACATTTGTGGTCTATCGTGAGGGTGACCAGTTGAACTTCTTCCGAGTGGTCGACAGGGGAGACGGCACCCTGACCCCTCTGTCTGAATCTCTGAG TGGTGACTCGGTGTACAATGTTtgtgcagaggaggaggaggatggagagggCTCTGCAACTACGCAGCAGAGCCTTGAGAACTCAGTCACCATGAACAAAATGAAGCTACTCAAAGCCAAGATGGAGGACATGAACCTCAACAAGAAG CCGAAGAAGTCGGTGAAGGTTAAACCAAGGCCCCCTGTCAGCCCACACCCCTGCGGTGGCTTTCTAGGACCTTTCAGCGCCCGACCTCACCATCGGCTCTTTCGTACGCTCCCCCAGCTCAACCAGCCTCGGCAGTCAAATGCACAACTACCTCCAATCGCAGACAATAAATCCGTAGACCCCTTCCCGCCCTCTTCTGCTGCAACCTCTACCCACTTGTCCATCCCCAGAAGACCCCCTCCCCCTTTCTCCTCGCCTTCTTGTTATATgcttcaggaggaggaggcatgGGAGACATGCCCACAATTTGCAAAGATCCGGCCCCCTCCCAAAGTGTCACGGTTGGACATTGGCAGCACCAGGTTGATGAGGGACTGTGTGTACCCCCAGCTCCCTCCACTGTTTATCAGGGGGCCACCTGAAGCCACTTTTGATCCAGCTGAGCCTGCAGGCGAGGCAGTCAGGCTGGGTTTGTTAGAGGAAGCTGCTGGGTTGGTGATGCCAACACAACCTGGAGCTCCATTTGGGGAACTGTCAGACCCTCTGAGCCTGGATGTGTCTACCCAGCCAGACGGAGGTCGTCTGTCCCTAGAGGTTGGGGCTCAGCACCAGCTGCCGCTCTCCCCTTCCCCACTCAGTACCTGGACACTTGGGACAAGTGATACTCTCACTAGCAGAGCTGATAGGACACAGCTTGGCACATCATTTCATATCAGCCCTCCCTCTCCATTGCCCACCTCCACTTCACCATCCACTTCTACCAGACCGCCACCTCAACCTTTTGATTCCACTCTTTCCTGTTTACAGCCCAACTTTCGAGCAAAATCCTCAGCACAAGTGAAGCCAGGCAAAACATCCCCTCACCCCTCCACCAGCTCATGGTCTCATCCGACACGCTTTCGTGGTGTTAAAGTTGAGTCACCTGGCAAGAGGCCAGAGGTTATCTCTAAGAGGGAAGCAAGAGGCATCACGAAGATGGCCAACCAAGCCTGTAAAGAGCCACTGGGGTCCCTGAACAACTCTGAACTCCTGGGTTCTCTCTCTACAAGGGCCCTGGACAGTAGCAACAGCAAAGAAAGCCTTGGAGAGAGTCTGGGACTTGCACTGGCATTGCCCCCTGCCACTGACTCAGGACAGGGCAGCCTTAGCTCCAGGCTGCCATCCATCCCAGCTAACAGGCTCCTTCAGGATGATCTTATAAGACAAATGTCACCGTTGCACCGAGCAACAGCCTCTTACATG GCCACTAACAGTCTTGCGTCAGCTGGGGGAGTCATGACTTCATTCGGGAGAATAG GCACTTCAGCATACCACCTACCTCCAGTCAAGGCTCCCACATGCGGCAAGAAGAGCTCAAAACACTGCTTCCTTTGTGGCAAAAAGACTGGCCTGGCTACCAGTTACGAGTGCAG GTGTGGTCATAACTTCTGTGCCACCCACCGCTACGCAGAGATGCATGACTGCACTTATGACTACAAGAGTGCTGGCCGGCGATATCTGCAGGAGACCAACCCTCTTATCAGTGCTCCCAAGCTGCCTAAGATCTAG